Part of the Solwaraspora sp. WMMA2065 genome is shown below.
CGCCGCCAGCACCGAAACCCGCATCGACCGGGCCCGCAGGGTCCGCAGGCCCGCCGTCCAGATGGCCGCGAGCATCCCCCAGCCGAGCACGGCCCACAGGCTGACCAGCGGGCCGAACAGCGCCACGGTGGCGGCGATCAGTGCCCACCGCTCGCCGATCGGAAAGACGATGGTCCGTTTCGCCCAGTAGATCGGCGAGCGCGGCCCGGCGAGCACCCGGTCGGAGGCCTGGCTGAGCCGACCGCCGACCCCGCCCACCGCCGCGCCGGTGGCCGGCCGGTGGGCAGCTTCGTCGTGCAGCGCCCCGTACCAGGCGTCGGTCATGTGCCGGACGGTCTGCAACACGATCGCGGCGGTGGCCAGCACCCATCCGTCGGTCGCCCACCCACCGGCCAGTCCCGCCTGGTGTACGCCGACGCCGAGCCCCGCGTAGACCAGGTACTCCTTGCCCCGGTCGGCGATGGTGTCCAGCCAGCCGCCGAACGCGCTGAACCGGCCGGTGTAGCGGGCCAGCTGGCCGTCGACGCAGTCGAGCACGAAGCCGAGATAGAGCAGGACCGCACCGAGCAGCAGCAGCGGTCGGTCACCGACGGCGAACAGCAGCGCGGCGGCGGCGGCGAACGCGACCGAGATCGTGGTGACCCCGGTCGGGCTCAACCCGATCCGCGCCGCGAGCTTCGCAACGATTGGTGACCAGCTGCTTACAAAGTAGGTGGCGAACAGGTCGTCATGTTCCTTGACCGCGAGGCGCAGTCGGGCCCGGTCGGGGTCGACGGCACGGATCCGGGCCTCGGCGTCGGACAGACCGACCGGGTCGGCCACCCGCCGGGCCACCAGGTGCCGCAGCGGGTACGCCCCGACGGTGGCACCGTCGGCGACGAACTCGGCGAGGATCGCGTCCAGCGGGTGGGCGCCCGGTGGCAGTCGCCGGGTGGCGCCGGCCCGGGCCGCTGTGGCCAACGCGGACAGGTCATCGACGCCCACCCGCAGTACGCCACCGAAGAGCGGAAGCCGGCCCGCACCGGCCGCACCGACGGTGGCCGAACCGACAGTGACCGGGTCTGCACCGGTTGGGTCGGTGGTGACGGCGACGATCCGGCCGCGCAGCGCGCTGACGGCGGCGGCCCGACCGGCACCGGAGCCGTCCTCAGTGGTCAGCAGCAGCGCCCGGGTGGTATCGGCCGGCGCCACGCAGAGCAGTCGAATCACCTCAGTGTGGGCGACCACGTCGGTGGCGCACAGCAGGACCGGCCCGGCGGCCCGCTCGACGAGGTCGGCGACGATGCCCGGTGCTGCAGTCCGCACCTCGTCGGCACCGGCCGCCACGAGCTGCCCCCGGAGGTGATCGTTGAGCGACGATCCACTTGCTGTGCGCAACTCTCCGGCATCGGCGCTGGTCGGGGTAGCAGAAGCCCGGTTCGCCGCAATCAGGATCGCCAGTGTCACATTCGCGCGCTTCCGTCTAGACGAGCGCGCGAGGCGCTCCGAGGGGTGGCGTCGCCCGAGCGCGCCGACGAGGGTGGGGGCACCGTCGGTGTGGGCAACGCCGGCAAGATTAGCAGTCGGTGAACAATGCGGGTAGCTCGCACGTCCGAGAGATGACGCCGCCCTGGCGCGGCCCCTGAATGATCTTGAATCGGTCAGGGTAACGCCGTACGGGAGCCACGCCGCGAATCGGTCCGTGGACGGAGGTCACCACGTCCCGGCGTACCTACCGTGGAGTGTGGCAGACCCGCCAGCAACGACACCCGAAGGAGCGTCCGATGAGCCGCAAACTGGTACGTCCCCGCGACGGACGGATGATCGCCGGCGTCTGCGCCGGGCTCGGCCAACGATTCGGCATCTCAGCGGGAATGGTGCGGTTGATCTTCCTGCTCTCGCTACTGCTGCCCGGCACCCAGGTGATCATTTACCTGGCGTTGTGGATCGTGATGCCGAACGAGGACCGTAACCTCGCCACGTCGTACTGAGCGGTCACCGACGGACCGCGACGAAGACCTGTTCCGGCAGGTCGTCGCGGACCGCCCAGTACCGCGGATCGAACTGGTCGCGGTGGAACCGCAGTTCCTGCCAGATCAGCTCGTCGCCGTCCCGGGTCAGGACGAAGACGTCGATCGGCCCGAACGCGGTCGCCGCAGACTCGGCGGCGAACGTCGCCGGGTCCTCCTGGTCGGCCAGGTCGCGCAGCTCGGCCCGGCGTTCGTCCCACCGGGACAGGGTGCCCGCCGCGGTCCGGTCGTTGCTCAGGTAACCGGGCCACGGCAGGTACGAGAAGAGCCGTTCGTCGACGGTGAGGGTGACCCGGTCTGGGTCCGGCCCGGTGACCTGCTCGACTGCTCGGCGTACCGGCTCGACCGGGAACCAGTCGGCGCGGCCG
Proteins encoded:
- a CDS encoding DUF5941 domain-containing protein, producing the protein MRTAAPGIVADLVERAAGPVLLCATDVVAHTEVIRLLCVAPADTTRALLLTTEDGSGAGRAAAVSALRGRIVAVTTDPTGADPVTVGSATVGAAGAGRLPLFGGVLRVGVDDLSALATAARAGATRRLPPGAHPLDAILAEFVADGATVGAYPLRHLVARRVADPVGLSDAEARIRAVDPDRARLRLAVKEHDDLFATYFVSSWSPIVAKLAARIGLSPTGVTTISVAFAAAAALLFAVGDRPLLLLGAVLLYLGFVLDCVDGQLARYTGRFSAFGGWLDTIADRGKEYLVYAGLGVGVHQAGLAGGWATDGWVLATAAIVLQTVRHMTDAWYGALHDEAAHRPATGAAVGGVGGRLSQASDRVLAGPRSPIYWAKRTIVFPIGERWALIAATVALFGPLVSLWAVLGWGMLAAIWTAGLRTLRARSMRVSVLAAADTATYRDDGFLASRIAGLLTGRSPAGQLPLAVTAAGAAATLLVLTATGVLSGAGAVLVGAAALLAAGSASAARPATGALDWLVPAALRAAELLFVVAAGVVAGVPAAVTYGLLLILALHHYDLTARLEKRLDGPPLRRWSLGWDGRVLLLAAAAAGPMLLAPGLPATVDPVAVTTGVVAAFAGYLMLHFLVTAVVDHRPPAPDRAAHHRPPGAVARIPAPRRSPAIPADPAPSLHPAGRPAGTIAGDDR
- a CDS encoding PspC domain-containing protein; translation: MSRKLVRPRDGRMIAGVCAGLGQRFGISAGMVRLIFLLSLLLPGTQVIIYLALWIVMPNEDRNLATSY